Genomic DNA from Filimonas effusa:
ACGTAAAAAGTTTTTGTATATTTCTACGAAGACGACAGATGGGATTATTAGTTTGAAATAATCATAAGATCTATCCAGGCATTTCGAAATAGCATTTCTGACATTAGGACTTAACATATCCTTTTCATGAAAAAAAATGTTGTAATAGTTAATGAGTGCTACAGTATCAATTACAAATATTCTATTCATACCTTTCCAAATAATTCTGGTGTACGGAATGGATTTCTTCATCTAATGATACTTCCGCATTCGAAGGCTGCGATATTAGGAATTCTATAAAATCAACAGTCATTTCCTCAATAGCAAAGTTGCTTTCGTTGGCAAGAGAAAAGACCGAAGTTATAAATTGTTTACTAACGCCATTCTTGCGTATATTAGTTTCATTACTTTTTGAAAGGAAATAGGAGTTGCCATGAACTTCATGATAAAAATATTTACACCCCTCCACTAACTCAGAGATTTCTTTATCATCACAAAGGGTTTGTCCTAAAACCGAGTTAAGGAATATTTCCTGATTGTTTTTGCTTAGAACATATTTCATCCTAATCCGTCTGATTTGATTTGTTAAGTAAGTCTACTGTTTTTGTCGTCGAGATTGAATCCGGCAATGTATCTGATTGTATGTTTATAGCACCTTGCTTAGTTAAGCTACCTATATAAGGCTCGTCAATTTCCTCAATACCGTCGTTTGCAGCATTCTCAATGATATTATACGCCATTTGTAGAATCTTGGCTGCATTAAATTCTGCGGTTAGGCCAATTTGCCTAACTGCTCCTTCAGTAAAGGGACTTAAGGGTTTACCCGAATCTGACGTTCTGTATTCCGATAAATATTTCTGAATAAGCATTATGGCATGAACTTCATTAATTTTGTCAAAAAGGATCATGTGACGCGGATTATCAATGGAGGGATTCAATGAAACCCGCTGTTCTAGCCCGGAAAGTCCCCATGCATCTTGAAGAATTCGCGGCACACCCGCGTGAAGTGCGAGAATAATATTATAGAAGCCTATTTTTGAATTTAAGTAAAGTCCATCATATAAGATGGTTCTAAGTTGGGTTACAAAGTCCTTCTTTTGTATTGCACTCTGATGATCCGGTATCCGCTCGAAGTCATCTACAAACAAATAAGCTCCATTAAAACCAGCTGCCAAAAAAACATTTACTAAATCCGTAAAGATAAAATCCATCCTATCTTTACCCTTTTTTAGAGAATTAAAGTATTCGATAAATTCTTTCTGAGTAACGATACTAGTAAGAACTAGATGTGCTTCTTTATAAAGAGGAAAGTCACTGGATATTCCTTGTAAATGAGAGTTTTTGAGAATTTGTTTACCTATATCTGTTTTTGAGCATTCAAATATCTCGTTCCTTTCCTTACTCGAAAACCAATCTTTGTTGTTGAATTTTGCTACAATCTCATTTTCATCAGTGAATGACTCTAAAAATGTCGATGAATTTAGTAACGTGGATATAGCTTCGATCCTTAAAATAGCAAGAGCGTTGCTGATTATATTACTGTCAATAATTGCAGTAAATAGAATATCAACAAAGTTGTCAAATGATTTAGTTTTCCCTCCGGACTCTGGTTGAAAATAGATTGCAAAACATTTATTAACATTATCGGAAAGATCTAAGCAATACTCTTCGTTTATTTTTTTTGTCAGATTTAGAAGAAAAGCAGTCTTTCCGTTTCCTCTTCCGATATAGGAAGAGTCGAGAATAAAACCTAAACGTTGATGATTCAAATCGTTTTGAGGAACCTTTATAAAGTTTGTAAGCATTTTTTCCCATTCGACACTCCGGATCTCGGGTTCATAAATACTGCCATTGAATTTTCGCTCTGTTGAATCTTTATTGAGAATAGCCTGAGAGGGAAAAGGATTTTCGTTTAATAAATACCTTTCAAACTTACCCTGAGGTATCACATCAATTGATGATGTTGCTTTTTTTAGCAGTTTGCTCATTGTTATTTTTTTATGTCTATTGCTATTATGTTTAGAGATTTATTATCCACAACTATCGGTTCGCGTTTTAAATACATCGCTTTTGTTTCTGATGGTAATCTGTCAGCTTCTAACGAAATGCTTATTTTGGTTTCATTTCTAAGATTAAGCTGGTATAGGCTTTCTAAAAACTCTACAAACTTATTGTAAGATATTTTTAACTTAAAACAAACTAGATCCCTCAAGTCAGCGAGATTAACAAAGTAAGTTTTAACTCTGCTTTTAAGATCGATGTACGATTCATAAACACACTTTGTAAATTCTTCAATCATATTTTCAAAAGAGGGAGAGTGTATAAACAGTTTTATATTTTCTGGATATTGAAAAATTTCAAGAAAATCTCTATTAGACACACTTGGTGTCAAAATCGATATAGGATACACTATTTTTCCGCTAAAATTGTAGTAAAATTCAGTTGCATTTATAATTCCTAATTGTTTTCCTCGATAGCACCAAATATCAAAGTAGCTAAGGCTCATTTGCATTTTATAAATATCATTTAAAAAATAGTTGAGCCAGTGATCCCTTATCCGTTTAACGATGACGTTATAGTCTGCATTCTTAAGTGGAGCCTCAGGGGACAAGTCTATAAGCCCAGCGCTCACCAACTTCGCTATTAAATTTTCTTTTGTCGAGGAAAGATTCTGTTCGATATTTAAGTGCTCCTTTATGTCACTTCTTAGTTTTTCAACGAGTAGGTTTATATAATTAATAACGTCTGCCGTCTTTTTGAAAGACTCTTTAGCAATATTTAATCTTAGAGGAGAATAAACTGGAAATATTAATAGGCCAGATTTACTGGCGGAATAACACTTCTGTATCAGATAATAGAATCCGTGAAGCTCCCTTTCCATCAAATTGAAAATAGCCAAATGGTATTCATCCAAGTTTCGTTCATAATTATTAATCAGATTTTTTCCTGTAGTGGTAAGAAAAAAATCTTCACCTCTACTTTCAATTAGATTGTACAGTTTGGATTCTTCAATAACTTCTTTTAAAGTATATTCATATCTCTTCAGCTTTTTACTCGACATTTCTTCATCTGGAGTAATTATTTTTCTATATTTCGATTCGCCTAATTGAAAAGAGTCCTTTCTTCTCCGAAAGTCACTAAAAATTTCCTTTTTACTTTGATGTTGCTCTACGCTTTTGAGCAAAATGTAAAAGTATTCAAGAAAGTAAAACTTTTTGACACTTGTTATTTTTGGTTCAATAAGGAGCTTGCTCAAAAGAGACGTGGTTATTTTTGTTATGAAATAAATACATCTTACTTCATTCCGTGAAATAAGATATCAACAAATATCTGAAATATACCTCTTTTTTCAACTGTTCACGACTAGTTTTTAACTAATTAAGCCAACTTTTTCTAGTACATTATGTGAGGCTATTAGTATTCGAGACTTGTCATTTTTATTTTAATGGCTGTCAGATGCGATTATTTATTGGACGAAATTACCAATCGCCTCAGCTCCGGGGTGTTCAGGATTCGTTCAAGTTCATCGGAAATGATATTTTTTGCATCCTGTTTAATTTGGAGGAAGGAAGCCAGTATCGTTTTTTGGTCTATTTGCCCCTTCGATTTATCATCCCCTGCGGTTGATTTAATCACTGTATTTTCATCTAGGATAAATTCAGCATGAAACATTTTCTGTTCAATCTTCTGATCCGGATTGTCGGCTACGACACCAACGAATTCACCGGCTGACAGGGCGGCAATAACCGATTGCGGTATGGCATAATCCAATTGTTTGGATTTGGTAACGGAGGTTTCACTGCTGTTGATGGCAATGCTCTCTCTGTCCTGCATGATCTTCCCAAAGCGTTCTGCCAGATCTTTGGCGTGTTGACCAGTAACCTGCCCTGAGATAATATTGCCCACCATGTTCAGAATAACATCTGCCTGTTGTTTGCCATATTGGGCCACCAACTGGCTGGAATCCTGTATGACCATCACAACGGAAACGAGATAAGACCGGCAATAAGCTAAGAACTTAGACAGGCCGGGCCAGGAAAGATTGGCGAACTCTTCCAGCATAATGAGACAGGGCTGTTCTTCCTGTTCCTTCACGAGCTTTTGCAGGTTATTAAGGTAAAGAGAAACAATGGGGCTGTATACGTTCGCCTTCATCGGATTATTGGCGATGCAAACGATCTTCGGCGCTTTAGGATCATTGATTGTCATCGTAAAATCATCGGCGGATAATACATAGTAAAGGTTCGGGGAAGCTAAAGTAGCAAGGCTCATGGTAGCCCCGGAGATCTGCCCGATCAATTGTTTACCCGCATCACCCGTCAGTGCCTGGACAAAAGGTTTTGCCAATGCTTCCAATTGTGGTTCAGCCCGCAGGATGGTCAATAGTTTATCCAGATCGGTTTGCGCCATCTCGATGACGTGCGGCAGGGTGCAGTATTTTCCATCCTTATACAACCGCAAAAACCAGATGATAGCCGTTACAAAATTTATACTCGATTCCACCCAAAAATCCCCTTGTTCGTCGATCCAGTCCTGGTTTAAGCCAAGTAAAATACTGCGGGAGGCGGACGCAGCATCGGTAATATCTTTGAGGGATTCTATCTTCAGTGGGTTGCAGCGGTGCTGGATTTCATCAAAGTTCAGCACAAAAAATTTCGGTTCGACTTTATACAGGTGCTTATACCGTAATAATATTGGTAGGTGTCAGGTCTGGATATTTAAAATCATGCAAGCAGATACCGAAGCCTTTTCGGACGGCTTGCTCCAAAATGGGTTTCACGATCCGTCTTGTTTTACCACTGCCCGGTAGTCCGGCTGTCAGCAGGCTGCGAAAGGGATTCACGATAGATACTTGACTGCGCCGTTGTTTTCCCTTCAATTCATAGCGCGCCTTAAAATTAAAGCTGTATTTATTTTCCAGCAATCGTTCTTCCTGCGGGAATGTCTGGTTGTTTTTATTGAATACATCGCCCTGTAGTTTCAACTTAATGATGCGTGATAGCAGTGTGCCACCGGTCAGGATCAGGATAAAACCAATGCTGGTGATCGCCATGTATGTGCTTCCAACAAGTTGAGGCGCTTCGCGCCAGAACAGGATCAGACCTGCACCGAAATAGATCAACAGCTCGGTAATTAAATAAGCTAGGGCGATGGGGTAGTTCAATTTCTCAGACTTCTTTCCTTTTGCTCCCATAAGGGAGACAACGAGGAAGGCCAGTGCCAGGTATTTTGATTTATGAATGGAACTGAACAGCCCTGTCCGTATAATATTGCCAAGCAGACGGTC
This window encodes:
- a CDS encoding type IV secretory system conjugative DNA transfer family protein, encoding MLNFDEIQHRCNPLKIESLKDITDAASASRSILLGLNQDWIDEQGDFWVESSINFVTAIIWFLRLYKDGKYCTLPHVIEMAQTDLDKLLTILRAEPQLEALAKPFVQALTGDAGKQLIGQISGATMSLATLASPNLYYVLSADDFTMTINDPKAPKIVCIANNPMKANVYSPIVSLYLNNLQKLVKEQEEQPCLIMLEEFANLSWPGLSKFLAYCRSYLVSVVMVIQDSSQLVAQYGKQQADVILNMVGNIISGQVTGQHAKDLAERFGKIMQDRESIAINSSETSVTKSKQLDYAIPQSVIAALSAGEFVGVVADNPDQKIEQKMFHAEFILDENTVIKSTAGDDKSKGQIDQKTILASFLQIKQDAKNIISDELERILNTPELRRLVISSNK
- a CDS encoding YWFCY domain-containing protein, whose protein sequence is MKNGTPEIGLKKILDMTRGISIFILLLHCYYFCYGAFKTWELTAALSDRLLGNIIRTGLFSSIHKSKYLALAFLVVSLMGAKGKKSEKLNYPIALAYLITELLIYFGAGLILFWREAPQLVGSTYMAITSIGFILILTGGTLLSRIIKLKLQGDVFNKNNQTFPQEERLLENKYSFNFKARYELKGKQRRSQVSIVNPFRSLLTAGLPGSGKTRRIVKPILEQAVRKGFGICLHDFKYPDLTPTNIITV